In the Planctomycetaceae bacterium genome, GAATGAAATCACGGGCATCAGCAACACGACCGGTACGGCATGGGCGACTCCGTCGTACGATGCGGCAGGCAATATGACGGGCCTGCCGGATGCCGGAGAAAGCACACCAGTAGGCTCCAACCCGGCGTGGGTACCTCTGGTGGAAACGCAGTGGAATACGCTGACAGAAGCCCAATGGTCGGCCATGACGGAGACCTACTCGTCGGTGCCTGAACAGATGCAGGCTCAGTATGGTGCATGGAACCGCTTAGTCTCCGTTCGTGGCGTTGCCAGTCCGATTGTTGAAAAGCTGTGCCGAATTTCTTTGGATTCCAAGAGACTTGGTTATTACCCTTGCCAACCTTGAGTGCGATCTCCGTGTTCAGTACATCAAAGAACTAGCTTAACCCTCGAGTACGCAACGGGATCGTCTGTCACCGATCAAATTCGAGCAGACCGCATCTTCTAAGTACAAGAATGGATCATTGCCGACGCTATTGCTTCAAGGCACGCGAAGAAGATCCGGCGATTGATCTTCGGCAGGGATAGTTGTCAGGCACGGTCCTGGCTGTCATGCTTTCGTTCAGCGATGGAGACGGATGGTTTGTGTACCTGGCACATTTCTTCAAAGTGTGACGATGTCACCAGTGCGCCGGTATCGTAGATTTCCAGAAGCGTTCTGGTCGCTGGCGTGATCTGACCTGATGTTATTGACATCTGAGAGTTTCATCACGTGTTCTTTGGCCGATAACAATCCTCTGTTCATGGTGAGTTGCAAAATGAAAATGACGACGCTCTCCGCTTTTTACGTTTGCAGCCTGCTTTCGAGCAGTGTTTGCCTGGCGGGGAAAGGGACCGACATTTCTCCCGACCTTGCGAAACCGGGACAGCTTCTTTTCGAAGACCAGTTTGACGATGCTCAGCTGGGCACAACGTTTGTCGCTGTGAAGGGAGAGTGGAAGGTTGTTGATGGTGTTGTTGTGGGGAACGAGTTGGCAACGGACAAACACGCAGCCGTATTGAATTGCCAGAAGAAGAACCGAAATTCGATTGTCCGGTTTTCGTTTCGACTGGACGGATCAACTGATGGACTGCATCTGAGTCTTAACCACGCCAAAGGGCATCTGTTTCGAGTGATAATTGCGGAAAATGGCATGACCGTGCGTACCGATGCTGACAAGAAGGACAAGAGTATCAAGTCTGAATTGATCGGCCAGGCGAAGGGGGCCTTTGAAAAAGGCAAGTGGTATACTCTGCAGGTTGAGATGAAGGGAAATCAAGTCGTTGCTGCGACTGACAATGGCCTGAAAGTCAGCGGCGAAAATGTACGACTCGATACCGACAAACCCAACTATCGATTTGTCATGAAGGGCGAATCACTGTCGATCGATGATCTGAAGATCTGGTCGGCTGAATAGGCTTTTGCTGTCGACCCGGCCCTGACGGAAATTCATTCTGCCCGTCTGGTCCTTCCAGTGTGACTGGTCCCGCGACCCGCTGAGATCTTTCCCTGCAGCAGGATTTGACGGGCAGAGCGAATGCCTGATTCATCCGTTTTTTATTTGTGGAACGAGGTCCCCGACGATGATGACTTGTCAACGTAAAACTGGAATGGAACGGTTGTGCGCGATGTTTGTGCTGGTGTTTCTTATGATCAATTCATCTGTGATCGGTCAGGCACAGGAAATCGCGTACAGCATCCCCTACCTGGATCTGGATGATCAGACCTGGCGTCAGGTTGTCGTGGATCATGAATCCGGCCAGTATCTGGGCCATCCAACCACCGTTTTACTGGAAGATGGACTCACAATGTTGTGTGTCTATCCGAAGGGGCATGGACGCGGGGGTATTGTCTATCAACGTTCGACGGACGGTGGGCAAACATGGTCGGGCCGCCTGGAAACTCCGGCCAGTTGGGCGACTTCGAAAGAGGTGCCTACGCTCCACCGAGTGATCGACGCCTCCGGAACAAAACGCATCATCATGTTTTCCGGCTTGTATCCTGTGCGTATGGCTGTCACTGAAGATGATGGAGCGACCTGGTCCGAACTTAAGGAAGTTGGAGACTGGGGCGGCATCGTCACTATGGGCTGTGTGGAAGCACTAAAGACCGGGCCGGGCCACTATATGGCAATGTTTCATGACGACGGACGGTTCATTCGCAGCGGATCAGTGCAGGAAAAACCAGTTGCCTTCACATTGTTCAAATCGCTTTCCACCGACGGTGGATTGACATGGTCGCAACCGGAAGTCATTCATAAGTCTTCCGAATACCACATTTGCGAGCCTGGGATCATTCGCTCTCCGGATGGTAAGCGACTGGCTGTTCTGCTGCGTGAAAACAGCCGTCGCCATAATTCACAGATTATTTTCAGTGACGATGAAGGGGTGTCCTGGTCGGAACCACGCGACCTGCCGGGCTCATTGAATGGCGATCGCCATACCGGGCGATACGCCCCCGACGGTCGACTGCTGATTTCCTTTCGCAGTGTGACGCCCAAAGGGATCTCACCACCCGCCCACAATGGCGACTGGATTGCGTGGGTCGGAACGTGGGATGATCTGACCGAAGGACGCGAGGGCCAGTATGTGGTTCGACTGCGCGACAACAAGAAAGGCGCGGACTGCGCTTATCCGGGAGTTGAAATCCTGCCCGATGGTACATTTGTGATGACGACTTATGGCCATTGGTCTGCGGGGCAGCAACCCTGGATTCTGAGCGTGCGACTCAAACTAAGCGAACTCGATCAGATGGCTGCGGCCATGAAAGTGTCCCCGTAATGACGCCCATCGAGCC is a window encoding:
- a CDS encoding sialidase family protein — protein: MINSSVIGQAQEIAYSIPYLDLDDQTWRQVVVDHESGQYLGHPTTVLLEDGLTMLCVYPKGHGRGGIVYQRSTDGGQTWSGRLETPASWATSKEVPTLHRVIDASGTKRIIMFSGLYPVRMAVTEDDGATWSELKEVGDWGGIVTMGCVEALKTGPGHYMAMFHDDGRFIRSGSVQEKPVAFTLFKSLSTDGGLTWSQPEVIHKSSEYHICEPGIIRSPDGKRLAVLLRENSRRHNSQIIFSDDEGVSWSEPRDLPGSLNGDRHTGRYAPDGRLLISFRSVTPKGISPPAHNGDWIAWVGTWDDLTEGREGQYVVRLRDNKKGADCAYPGVEILPDGTFVMTTYGHWSAGQQPWILSVRLKLSELDQMAAAMKVSP